A segment of the Sphingobacterium oryzagri genome:
ATAGCCGATCGCATTGTGGTAACTAAAATCCGTTTCTGTTTCAAAACGCGACGAATCTTTCGGGTAGTACGTCGTTATCTTTACCTGGGCAGATTGCCCGTAGCTGTTGGCGAACCAAAACACCAGGAAAAAAACACCATTAAAGCGTATCCATTTCATCATCGTTGTGCGGAGTAAATGGTAGGAAAGTTACGTCAAAAAAACCAATAAGCTATAGCAGAAAATGGCTATTTGATCTTCTATCCTTTTATTTAACGCACAAACTTACGCTAAAAAGTATGTCGCAACCGCATTCCAATCTTTTAGACGCTCAAATTCGGTCTCCTGGGCATTATGAAAAGCATCAAACAGAAGCGGTACACCAGCGAATGTCTTCAGATTTTTAACATGGTCGTCGAGTAAGTAATCCGTGTGGATAATGCTTTTATCACCACAGAATACGATGTTGCGCCAGGAGATAAATGGAAAATATTCAGCTAACCAATCGTATTTGTCTCGCAAACTAAATGGAAACTCCATCGCTGCGGACACGACAAATAAATCGTACCGCTCGTGAAGAGCCCTAACCACCTCTTGTGCATTGGTAGATACCGGTAGCGTGCGAAAAAAACCAGGATGCTCCAGATAACGCCGCACAGCAGTTTCATCCGGTAAGCATGCGTTTTCTGGTAAGCCAACAAGCGTGCTTGGCGCTATGTGTTGGCCAGTCTCTTCAAAATAATAAGCGATGTAATGCGCCATGTTATTGGCCAACACGCCATCCATATCCAGTGCTATCGATTTTTTATTTTCCATTGACACAAACATTAATATTGCAAATAAAAGCAAAATACAGCAATTAAAAGCAATATTAAAACAAAAAAAAGCATGATATCGCATAAAACAGAAAAATATGTATATTTGCGATACGACATTTTGTAATTACATGTTAAAACAAGATCGCTTTAAGCGTATAGTAGAAGAAGTAGCAAAAGGAGGCTCGGTATCACTGCCTAGTCTAAGTAAGCTATTAGCTGTATCAGAAGACACCATTCGTCGCGATATCAAAGAGATGGATACGCAAGGTTTACTGCGGTCCGTACGCGGTGGAGCAGTCTCGATAGCGCACATTCCGCATCATTATCGCGATAGAGAACGCACGGACATGGCGCAAAAGCGAATCATCGCCCAGAAAGCGGTGACGTTAATTAAAGCCGATCAAGTATTATTTTTTGATGGGGGCACATCTGCCTTAGAATTGGCCAAGATCATTCCTGCCGATTGCCCGGTAACAATTATCACCCATAGTTTTCCGGTGGCCAGTGCTATTGAAGACCATCCTTCTGCCGAACTTATCTTTCTGGGCGGCCGTTTGCACAAGACTGCTTTTGCCACCTATGGTTACGAAACGTTAACGAGCATTGCGAAGTTTCATGTGGATTACTATTTTTTTGGCGTTACGAGTATAACGACCGAACGTCTTTTTTGTCGCGATCTTGAAGATGCGGAGGTCAAAAAGCGCATGATGGAG
Coding sequences within it:
- a CDS encoding 5' nucleotidase, NT5C type, which translates into the protein MENKKSIALDMDGVLANNMAHYIAYYFEETGQHIAPSTLVGLPENACLPDETAVRRYLEHPGFFRTLPVSTNAQEVVRALHERYDLFVVSAAMEFPFSLRDKYDWLAEYFPFISWRNIVFCGDKSIIHTDYLLDDHVKNLKTFAGVPLLFDAFHNAQETEFERLKDWNAVATYFLA
- a CDS encoding DeoR/GlpR family DNA-binding transcription regulator, which produces MLKQDRFKRIVEEVAKGGSVSLPSLSKLLAVSEDTIRRDIKEMDTQGLLRSVRGGAVSIAHIPHHYRDRERTDMAQKRIIAQKAVTLIKADQVLFFDGGTSALELAKIIPADCPVTIITHSFPVASAIEDHPSAELIFLGGRLHKTAFATYGYETLTSIAKFHVDYYFFGVTSITTERLFCRDLEDAEVKKRMMEHSKKVVGLCTTDKLDSETNYYIDRTEKLSYLITEEDSNHPQLRAYAALGLHIL